In Perca fluviatilis chromosome 14, GENO_Pfluv_1.0, whole genome shotgun sequence, a genomic segment contains:
- the LOC120573514 gene encoding uncharacterized protein LOC120573514 → MKTSKEWCKSSGGGACLLLFGQIFQGCTMAVTEEQAKRAAEWREDHFRSNAFLIIDKMVNLNAERAERATTVLVDEILHSIFFLGKIDDPQHPPESIVTDAEMLDGLKNIYPRPFDHYSSQLPKRSPFSCVLDMIVLMIGQQNEREIKEKVREIREQLSKGKTTYLISSTICVSRIPNSHRYYGVSMSTAGRDPGRIMVAASCLSSWDKYVAGAVMTYYPNNVKKRYLDGTIKRCFDGTIRLPENVRCEAFNILQGTPLPPCRSCRNLFFKTDEKKEWAYGNCAEVESLSNLFKNVEEVKEQARPTLANNTEENRRRAEESVKKELRRLLKEKKFIWDGEFFTPQHP, encoded by the exons ATGAAAACATCTAAGGAGTGGTGCAAATCATCGGGGGGCGGGGCTTGCCTTCTCCTTTTTGGTCAAATCTTTCAGGGCTGCACCATG GCTGTGACAGAAGAACAGGCAAAGAG AGCTGCAGAATGGCGGGAAGACCATTTCAGGTCAAATGCTTTCCTGATTATTGACAAAATGGTGAATCTGAATGCAGAACGTGCTGAAAGAGCAACTACAGTGCTCGTGGATGAG ATTCTTCACAGCATCTTCTTTTTGGGAAAAATAGATGATCCACAGCATCCCCCAGAAAGTATTGTGACTGATGCCGAAATGCTGGATGGCTTAAAGAACATCTACCCTCGGCCTTTTGACCACTATTCCTCTCAACTGCCCAAGCGGAGTCCATTCTCATGTGTGCTAGACATG ATTGTCCTCATGATTGGACAACAGAATGAAAGGGAAATAAAGGAGAAGGTGCGAGAGATCAGGGAACAACTGAGTAAGGGTAAAACAACATATCTTATCTCCTCCACCATCTGTGTCTCTCGGATCCCAAATTCACACAGGTACTATGGTGTCTCCATGTCCACTGCTGGGCGTGATCCTGGTAGAATCATGGTTGCTGCGTCCTGTCTTAGCTCCTGGGACAAGTATGTGGCTGGTGCAGTGATGACCTACTACCCAAATAATGTCAAGAAACGATATTTGGATGGGACCATCAAAAGATGTTTTGATGGGACCATCAGACTGCCAGAGAATGTCAGGTGCGAGGCGTTTAACATCCTTCAAGGTACACCACTGCCTCCTTGCAGATCATGTaggaatttgttttttaaaacagatgaaaaaaaagagtgggCCTACGGTAACTGTGCTGAAGTTGAAAGTCTGAGCAACTTGTTTAAGAATGTTGAAGAAGTTAAAGAGCAAGCAAGACCAACATTGGCAAATAACACGGAGGAGAACAGGCGGAGGGCTGAAGAGAGTGTCAAGAAAGAGCTTAGACGTCTGCTGAAAGAGAAGAAATTTATTTGGGATGGAGAATTCTTCACTCCACAACATCCTTAA